One segment of Pseudophryne corroboree isolate aPseCor3 chromosome 10, aPseCor3.hap2, whole genome shotgun sequence DNA contains the following:
- the LOC134965056 gene encoding cornifelin homolog, whose product MAEAQIPLTYPVNTEQVVQVYTTTTSKTAQWNSKVMDCCDDVGICLCGAFVPCILACKVASDYGECCCLPLIGGALLAMRTGLRERYHIQGTICNDCVCLTFCGPCTLCQMARELKHRN is encoded by the exons ATGGCTGAAGCACAA ATCCCACTGACTTATCCGGTTAACACGGAGCAAGTGGTTCAAGTGTATACCACTACCACTTCCAAAACAGCTCAATGGAATTCTAAGGTCATGGACTGTTGTGATGATGTAGGCATCT GCTTATGTGGAGCATTTGTGCCCTGCATTCTGGCTTGTAAAGTGGCCTCAGACTACGGAGAGTGCTGCTGCCTGCCATTGATAGGGGGTGCTTTGCTTGCCATGCGCACGGGCCTCAGAGAACGATACCACATCCAG GGAACAATCTGCAATGACTGTGTGTGTCTTACTTTCTGTGGTCCCTGCACCCTTTGCCAGATGGCGCGTGAGCTGAAGCACAGGAATTGA